A single genomic interval of Acetobacteraceae bacterium harbors:
- a CDS encoding biotin--[acetyl-CoA-carboxylase] ligase: MSKIKWRLRIYESLSSTLAFCKEQAEAGAAEGLAVMARRQTAGRGTKGRVWVAPPGNLSFSLLLRPADVVSCLKTLPFLAPIAVYEAIQALLPTTELTLKWPNDILLRGDKVSGILIESSPASEGWIVVGIGVNIRSAPEMPSRHLACLAQLGLSPAPEVLAKMIMNHLSAGLAAFASSGADFVRDAWLSRAHKIGTRLAVMTGDDYTKGLFHGLGPEGQLLLLTEGNKVKSFLSGETSMMLQVRDAPCH; the protein is encoded by the coding sequence TTGTCTAAAATCAAATGGCGCTTGCGTATTTATGAGTCACTCTCGTCGACTTTGGCTTTCTGTAAAGAGCAGGCCGAGGCCGGTGCAGCGGAGGGGCTAGCCGTCATGGCCCGCCGGCAGACAGCAGGGCGCGGCACAAAAGGCCGCGTCTGGGTCGCCCCACCCGGCAATTTGTCATTCTCACTTCTTTTGCGCCCTGCTGACGTCGTTTCCTGCCTCAAAACCCTGCCATTTCTGGCGCCGATCGCTGTTTATGAGGCGATACAGGCCCTCCTCCCGACAACGGAGCTCACTCTGAAATGGCCGAATGACATTCTTCTGCGGGGAGATAAGGTCAGCGGCATTCTCATTGAGTCCAGTCCCGCTTCCGAAGGGTGGATTGTGGTGGGGATCGGCGTCAATATCCGATCCGCACCTGAAATGCCGAGCCGCCATCTTGCCTGCCTCGCCCAGCTTGGTCTTTCACCGGCGCCGGAAGTCCTCGCCAAAATGATCATGAATCATCTCAGTGCCGGGCTTGCCGCTTTTGCCTCTTCAGGTGCTGATTTCGTGCGGGATGCCTGGCTCTCCCGCGCGCATAAAATCGGGACGCGCCTTGCAGTCATGACGGGAGATGACTATACAAAAGGTTTGTTTCACGGCTTGGGTCCGGAGGGTCAACTTCTGCTTTTGACAGAGGGCAATAAGGTAAAATCGTTCCTGTCGGGTGAAACGTCCATGATGCTACAGGTTCGCGATGCTCCTTGCCATTGA
- a CDS encoding type III pantothenate kinase, with product MLLAIDVGNTNIVFALHDGEKWRGNWRISTNNHRTSDEYGAWLTILLEKQDISSKQITRAIIGTVVPAALYHLRLLCRSWLDVEPLIANSRSNWGLGCKVDTPDEVGVDRRLNGLAAHHMFSGPLVVVDFGTATTFDVVDAEGAFCGGAIAPGVNLSLEALHQAAARLPRISVGRPTSAIGRNTIVSMRSGLFWGYVGLVEGIVSQIKAEMKIPLAVIATGGLAPLFSEGTSLFQHVVLTLTLDGLRLLADRNPSQNSIDRDD from the coding sequence ATGCTCCTTGCCATTGATGTCGGCAATACAAATATCGTTTTTGCTCTCCATGATGGAGAAAAATGGCGTGGAAATTGGCGCATCTCGACCAATAATCACCGCACTTCCGATGAATATGGCGCGTGGCTGACCATATTGCTTGAAAAGCAGGATATTTCATCAAAGCAAATAACGCGGGCGATCATTGGCACCGTCGTCCCGGCCGCGCTCTATCATTTGAGGCTGCTTTGCCGCTCCTGGCTTGATGTTGAGCCCCTCATCGCCAATTCGCGCTCCAATTGGGGCCTTGGCTGCAAAGTTGATACGCCGGATGAAGTGGGTGTTGATCGGCGTCTCAATGGCCTTGCCGCGCATCACATGTTTAGCGGCCCCCTCGTCGTCGTGGATTTCGGCACGGCGACAACATTTGATGTTGTGGATGCGGAAGGGGCTTTTTGCGGCGGCGCGATCGCACCGGGCGTCAATCTTTCACTTGAGGCGCTGCACCAGGCCGCGGCGCGCCTTCCCCGCATCAGTGTTGGCAGGCCGACTTCAGCGATCGGGCGCAACACCATCGTCAGTATGCGCTCGGGCCTATTCTGGGGTTATGTCGGGCTGGTAGAAGGGATTGTTTCTCAAATAAAAGCGGAGATGAAGATCCCCCTCGCTGTGATTGCGACAGGCGGGCTGGCACCTCTTTTTTCAGAGGGGACGTCGCTTTTTCAGCATGTTGTCCTGACTCTGACACTTGATGGACTGCGCCTCCTCGCGGACAGAAACCCTTCTCAGAATTCCATCGATCGCGATGATTGA
- a CDS encoding ribonuclease J yields MTETIGNFAFLPLGGTGEIGMNLNLYMLDGHYLAVDCGIGFSGNDTPEAEILMPDPSFLAERQDQLYGLVVTHAHEDHLGAIEHLWPQFKCPIYATPFAAAVLRRKLGEARMLDKVQINVIASGARFEVGPFDLQFISVTHSVPEAQSLAMRTPYGNYIHTGDFKIDEPPLLGPMTDFDSFRQLGEDGVRAVIGDSTNVFREGPSGTEQSVREGLTTLIADLTGRVAVTCFASNVARVESIAMAARAAGRKVVTVGRSLRNLEVAARECGYLTDIPPFLTEQDAAHIPDRELLLIVTGSQGEPRSALTRIAADTHPNISLGEGDTIIYSSRMIPGNEHAVMAVQDNLSRRGVRVLTDRDHPVHVSGHATSRDLRRLYEVLKPEYVVPTHGEWRHLTAHADLARKVGAKTVLLEDGDILQLAPGKPEIIDTAPTGRYVLDGSRILPLSSDVLAARRRILYNGMVIGSFAVDDEGFMIGLPKISAPGLLESTDPELHRIVGDFANAIDDIPDNIRAEDDAFRDAAKTALRRALGRKLQKRPLVDVHLLRV; encoded by the coding sequence ATGACAGAAACCATCGGCAATTTCGCCTTTCTGCCTCTCGGCGGAACGGGCGAAATCGGCATGAACTTGAATCTTTACATGTTAGACGGGCATTATCTGGCTGTTGATTGCGGGATTGGTTTTTCCGGTAATGACACGCCTGAAGCCGAAATCCTCATGCCCGATCCAAGCTTTCTGGCTGAACGTCAGGATCAGCTTTACGGCCTCGTCGTCACGCACGCACATGAGGATCATCTAGGTGCGATTGAGCATCTCTGGCCACAATTCAAATGCCCGATCTACGCGACACCTTTCGCCGCTGCCGTCTTACGGCGCAAGCTCGGTGAAGCTCGTATGCTCGACAAAGTGCAGATCAACGTCATCGCGTCCGGCGCGCGTTTCGAGGTTGGCCCGTTCGATCTGCAATTTATCTCGGTGACGCATTCCGTCCCTGAGGCGCAGTCCCTCGCCATGCGCACGCCCTATGGTAATTACATCCATACGGGTGACTTCAAGATCGATGAGCCCCCCCTCCTTGGGCCGATGACCGATTTCGACAGTTTCCGGCAATTAGGTGAGGATGGCGTGCGTGCCGTGATTGGCGACAGCACGAATGTTTTCCGTGAAGGCCCCTCGGGTACGGAACAATCGGTGCGGGAAGGGCTGACCACCCTCATCGCGGACCTGACCGGTCGCGTTGCGGTCACGTGTTTTGCCAGCAATGTCGCACGCGTGGAATCCATCGCAATGGCCGCCCGGGCAGCGGGGCGAAAAGTCGTGACAGTGGGGCGTTCCCTGCGCAATCTTGAGGTCGCAGCGCGGGAATGTGGATATCTGACTGATATTCCGCCTTTTCTGACGGAGCAGGATGCGGCGCATATCCCGGACCGTGAATTGCTCCTGATCGTCACGGGAAGTCAGGGTGAACCCCGTTCAGCCTTGACGCGGATCGCGGCAGACACGCACCCGAATATTTCCCTCGGGGAGGGTGACACCATTATCTACAGCTCGCGTATGATCCCCGGTAATGAGCACGCTGTCATGGCCGTGCAGGATAATCTCTCTCGCCGCGGTGTGCGTGTTCTGACGGATCGTGACCATCCCGTGCATGTTTCAGGTCATGCAACCAGTAGGGACCTGCGCAGACTTTATGAAGTTCTGAAGCCCGAATATGTTGTCCCCACCCATGGCGAGTGGCGCCATCTCACAGCCCATGCAGATCTCGCGCGCAAGGTGGGCGCAAAGACCGTGCTGCTCGAGGATGGGGACATCTTGCAACTGGCGCCCGGCAAGCCGGAAATCATTGATACGGCACCGACCGGGCGTTACGTTCTGGATGGCAGCCGCATTCTGCCCCTCTCCAGCGATGTCCTCGCGGCGCGGCGGCGTATCCTTTATAATGGCATGGTGATTGGCAGTTTCGCTGTCGATGATGAAGGCTTCATGATCGGCCTGCCGAAAATCAGCGCGCCTGGCCTGCTTGAAAGTACGGACCCAGAGTTACACCGGATTGTTGGGGATTTCGCCAATGCGATTGACGATATCCCGGATAACATACGCGCGGAGGATGACGCGTTTCGCGATGCGGCTAAAACGGCGCTGCGGCGCGCTTTAGGACGCAAATTGCAAAAGCGTCCTCTCGTGGATGTCCATCTCTTACGCGTTTGA
- the proS gene encoding proline--tRNA ligase, translating into MRLTKSFLPTLKEVPADAQIASHRLMLRAGLIRQTASGIYAWLPASLRVLRNIERIVREEQNAIGAQEVLMPTLQSADLWRQSGRYDAYGPEMLRINDRHGRDMLYGPTNEEMITEIFGQTVKSYRELPQSLYHIQWKFRDERRPRFGVMRGREFLMKDAYSFDADYDGAVVSYRKMMLAYLRTFQRLGVRAIPMRADTGPIGGELSHEFLILAPTGESTVYFDAALEQQDWLAQSVDLDDPESLGRFFKDVTTSYAATDEMHDETAWKTVPADRQREGRGIEVGHIFYFGDKYTRSMGVSVNGPDGAAFHPYMGSYGIGVSRLTGAIIEAHHDAQGIIWPESVAPFKAAILNLKPGDAMVDEICNRFNHVGGDAVLLDDRDERAGVKFNDADLMGHPWQIIVGPRGAKEGRVELKNRCSGERFDLSVDEAIERVLS; encoded by the coding sequence ATGCGTCTTACAAAAAGCTTTCTGCCTACCCTCAAAGAGGTTCCCGCTGACGCTCAGATTGCGTCACATCGTCTTATGCTGCGCGCGGGGCTGATCCGGCAGACAGCATCTGGCATTTACGCCTGGCTGCCGGCGAGTCTGCGCGTTTTGCGCAATATAGAGCGCATTGTGCGGGAAGAGCAGAACGCGATCGGCGCGCAGGAAGTGCTGATGCCGACCCTCCAATCCGCCGATCTCTGGCGGCAATCAGGCCGATATGATGCGTACGGGCCGGAGATGCTGCGGATCAATGACCGCCACGGGCGCGACATGCTTTACGGTCCGACAAATGAGGAAATGATCACCGAAATTTTCGGGCAGACGGTCAAATCCTATCGTGAGTTGCCGCAATCACTTTACCATATTCAATGGAAATTCCGCGATGAGCGGCGGCCACGCTTCGGGGTGATGCGCGGGCGTGAATTTCTGATGAAGGACGCCTATTCCTTCGATGCGGATTATGACGGGGCGGTCGTCTCTTACCGCAAAATGATGCTGGCTTATCTAAGGACGTTCCAGCGTCTCGGCGTGCGGGCGATCCCGATGCGGGCGGATACCGGGCCGATTGGTGGGGAACTCAGCCATGAATTCCTGATTCTCGCCCCGACGGGAGAGAGTACCGTCTATTTCGACGCGGCATTGGAACAGCAGGATTGGCTCGCACAATCAGTGGATCTTGACGATCCTGAGAGCTTGGGGCGGTTTTTTAAAGACGTCACCACCTCCTATGCCGCGACCGATGAGATGCATGACGAAACGGCCTGGAAGACCGTCCCTGCCGACAGGCAGCGGGAAGGGCGGGGGATTGAGGTCGGCCATATTTTCTATTTCGGAGATAAATACACCAGATCAATGGGTGTCTCCGTTAATGGCCCGGATGGGGCGGCCTTTCATCCCTATATGGGATCTTATGGTATCGGCGTTTCCCGCCTGACCGGCGCGATTATCGAAGCGCATCACGACGCGCAGGGCATCATCTGGCCGGAATCGGTTGCGCCCTTCAAAGCCGCGATCCTGAATCTTAAACCCGGTGACGCGATGGTTGATGAAATCTGCAACAGGTTCAACCATGTCGGGGGTGACGCTGTGTTGCTGGATGATCGGGATGAGCGTGCTGGCGTTAAGTTCAACGATGCGGATCTCATGGGTCACCCATGGCAGATCATTGTCGGACCGCGCGGCGCCAAAGAGGGGCGTGTTGAGCTGAAAAACCGTTGCTCCGGTGAAAGGTTTGACCTCAGCGTCGATGAGGCGATTGAAAGAGTTTTGTCGTAA
- a CDS encoding lipoprotein-releasing ABC transporter permease subunit: protein MFNAFERSVAGRYLCARRGERFLSIIAIFSFIGIALGVATLIIVMAVMNGFRDDLMFRVLGLNGELNIYSGRHVITSYQDDVAQIRAIKGVTRVTPMVEGTILLDAAGYSAGGLMRGISAGDFAALHALNDNIVAGRLEDFHGPDAIAIGAALSTKSGLQLGSKVTLLSPQGRATPFGTMPRIRSYTVSLIFDAGVNDYDSSIVFLPLEAAQKFLMMADGVSFIQVGLDDPMKARAVGREIAQRLGDPQLRVLDWTRSNNAFLGALDVQQNVMFLILTLIILVAAFNVVSSMIMMVKDKARDIAVLRTLGATRGAIMRIFLMCGASVGVCGTMIGFIIGVVFCLNIERIQHGIEHLTHTNLFNPEFYYLEHLPAHLVWSQVMDVLVLSLILSFSATLYPAWRAARTDPVEALRHE, encoded by the coding sequence ATGTTCAATGCTTTTGAGAGAAGTGTCGCGGGGAGATATTTGTGCGCCCGAAGGGGTGAGCGCTTCCTATCGATCATCGCGATTTTCTCTTTCATCGGCATTGCATTGGGCGTGGCGACGCTGATCATCGTCATGGCGGTCATGAATGGTTTCCGTGATGACCTGATGTTCCGCGTTCTCGGCCTGAATGGCGAGCTCAATATTTACTCAGGCCGCCATGTCATTACCTCCTATCAAGACGATGTCGCCCAGATCCGCGCGATCAAAGGCGTTACCCGCGTCACGCCTATGGTGGAGGGGACCATATTGCTTGACGCCGCCGGCTATAGTGCTGGCGGTTTGATGCGCGGCATCTCAGCAGGTGATTTCGCCGCGCTCCACGCTTTAAACGATAATATCGTCGCCGGACGGCTGGAGGATTTTCACGGGCCGGACGCCATCGCCATCGGGGCGGCTTTATCGACGAAATCAGGGTTGCAACTCGGCAGTAAAGTCACGCTACTTTCCCCCCAGGGGCGTGCAACGCCCTTTGGCACGATGCCGCGCATTCGGAGTTACACGGTTTCCCTTATTTTCGATGCCGGGGTAAATGATTACGATTCCAGCATTGTTTTCCTGCCGCTGGAGGCGGCGCAGAAATTTTTGATGATGGCCGACGGCGTATCCTTTATCCAAGTGGGGCTGGATGACCCGATGAAGGCCCGGGCGGTCGGCCGTGAAATCGCGCAGAGACTGGGTGACCCGCAATTACGCGTGCTGGATTGGACGCGCAGCAATAATGCGTTTCTCGGCGCTTTGGATGTGCAGCAGAACGTCATGTTTCTGATCCTGACGCTGATCATCCTTGTCGCGGCATTCAATGTGGTTTCCTCCATGATCATGATGGTCAAGGATAAAGCGCGGGATATTGCGGTATTGCGCACGCTGGGTGCGACGCGCGGTGCGATCATGCGCATTTTCCTGATGTGCGGCGCGTCTGTCGGGGTTTGCGGCACAATGATCGGCTTTATCATTGGGGTTGTTTTCTGCCTGAATATTGAGCGCATCCAACATGGCATTGAGCATCTGACCCACACAAATCTCTTCAATCCCGAATTTTACTATCTTGAGCATCTGCCGGCACATCTTGTCTGGTCACAGGTTATGGATGTGCTTGTCCTCTCACTCATCCTGTCATTCAGCGCCACCCTTTACCCCGCCTGGCGGGCGGCGCGGACGGACCCGGTCGAGGCTTTGCGTCATGAGTGA
- a CDS encoding ABC transporter ATP-binding protein: protein MSEPPVFSLSNIVKIYESGDEKLRVLDGASITLQEGEIVALIAPSGTGKSTLLHIAGLLERPDAGQIAIAGRDVTRFSDAEHSTLRRDEIGFVYQFHHLLAEFTALENVVLPQRIGRVPASVARRNAADLLAQFGLSHRQDHLPGRLSGGEKQRVAIARALANHPKIILADEPTGNLDGKTSDLVFDNLLEVVRKARATALIVTHNETLARRMDRVIALKDGKLQTV, encoded by the coding sequence ATGAGTGAGCCGCCTGTTTTCTCCCTCTCCAATATCGTTAAAATTTACGAATCCGGCGATGAAAAACTGCGCGTCCTTGATGGGGCGTCGATCACCCTTCAGGAAGGCGAAATCGTCGCGCTCATTGCCCCCAGCGGAACCGGGAAATCGACCTTGCTGCATATAGCCGGATTGCTGGAGCGCCCCGATGCGGGACAGATCGCGATTGCAGGGCGCGACGTGACGCGCTTCTCCGATGCGGAGCATTCAACCCTGCGCCGGGATGAAATCGGGTTTGTCTATCAGTTCCATCACCTCCTCGCTGAATTCACCGCGCTGGAGAATGTGGTGCTTCCCCAACGTATCGGGCGTGTGCCTGCTTCGGTCGCGCGCAGGAATGCGGCGGATCTGCTCGCGCAATTCGGACTGTCTCATCGTCAGGACCATTTGCCCGGTCGCCTCTCCGGAGGGGAAAAACAGCGCGTGGCGATTGCCCGCGCCCTGGCCAATCACCCCAAAATCATCCTCGCTGATGAGCCGACGGGAAATCTCGACGGCAAAACATCTGACCTCGTTTTTGATAACCTGCTGGAGGTGGTTCGCAAAGCGCGTGCAACGGCGCTGATCGTGACCCATAACGAGACGCTCGCGCGACGTATGGACCGCGTTATCGCCTTGAAAGACGGGAAACTTCAGACAGTCTGA
- the dnaE gene encoding DNA polymerase III subunit alpha, with amino-acid sequence MSHADFVHLRNHSAYSLSQGAIRIPDLVDLAVENEMPALALTDTGNLFGALEFSQYAVKKGVQPIIGCQLSLTLDDPTATAQLSETLVLLARNEKGLENLQFLSSEGFLTTDPGDPTLSLEAICARAEGLFLLTGGTRGRLFRLLAAGMEDEATVLLQTLTSHFKDNMAIELHRHGHAQEQAVEPGLIALADRFSLPLVATNECFFARPQMYEAHDALLCIAQGRTMAEDDRWRVTDQHWFKPPSEMRKIFADLPEAYDNTLMIARRCAVAVDTRDPLLPVCSKVDKGANEDETLRKMAREGLEARLARRQLLAEKRALYVERLETELDIIQSMGFPGYFLIVADFIQWAKSHDIPVGPGRGSGAGSLVAWALTITDLDPIPFNLLFERFLNPERVSMPDFDIDFCQDRRDEVIRYVRGEYGGERVAQIITFGKLQARAAVRDVGRVLGLPFGMVNRVAELIPNNPAKPVTLSQAIDGEPRLQEMRDNDETLRRLLEIALQLEGLFRHASTHAAGVVIGDRPLVELVPLYRDPKSDMLVTQFNMKFVEQAGLVKFDFLGLTTLTILKRGVRFLRQQGIDVDITDIPLDDAPTYAMLARGDSGGVFQFEGAGMRDVLKQMRPTRFEDLIAAVALYRPGPMANIPDYCLRKHGAAWTPPHEDIRDILEETYGIMVYQEQVMQIAQKLAGYSLGAADLLRRAMGKKIRSEMDTQREIFVAGATARGVEEGQAAEIFDLMARFADYGFNKSHAAAYALVSYQTAWMKANHPVAFIAGCMSLAREKTEKLAALCQEARHMGISVLPVDINRSEADFSIEKQKDGSYAVRYALAAVKRVGFAAMETLVQARGDRAFRDIADFTARCDARALNKAQIENLAKAGAFDSLHPDRAAVFASAETIMRRSQSQTQEAASGQIGLFGGAPEADNLRLAHVKPWTAFERLASEAEAVGFHMTGHPLDAYFSVIKRTKALTSASLAVAAAHPGRVRIAGCVVDKKERPTRSGSKMAWLRLSDPTGGCEVTLFSEVLNRCRDLLVPGRAVMVTADLRQDGEALRLTATEVMDLEDAAAQHAGEMRVWVSDIAAIEEIKSVLEQAKGGRGKVVLVPVLDDLRAVDITLPASYRVTPRMGERIDAVRGVERVDHL; translated from the coding sequence ATGTCACATGCTGATTTCGTTCACCTCCGTAATCACTCTGCTTACTCCCTCAGTCAGGGGGCGATTCGGATACCGGATCTGGTCGATCTGGCCGTTGAGAATGAGATGCCGGCTTTGGCACTGACGGATACGGGCAATCTCTTCGGCGCCCTCGAGTTTTCGCAATATGCGGTCAAGAAGGGCGTGCAGCCGATTATCGGGTGTCAGCTCTCCCTTACGTTGGACGACCCGACCGCGACGGCGCAACTTTCGGAAACGCTCGTCCTCCTCGCCCGCAATGAAAAAGGGTTGGAGAATCTGCAATTTCTCTCCTCCGAAGGCTTTCTGACGACGGACCCCGGTGACCCGACTTTATCGCTGGAGGCGATCTGCGCCCGCGCTGAGGGTTTATTTCTGCTGACGGGGGGCACGCGCGGGCGGCTTTTCCGCCTGCTTGCGGCGGGGATGGAAGATGAGGCGACAGTGCTCCTCCAGACTCTCACATCGCACTTCAAAGATAATATGGCGATTGAACTGCATCGACATGGCCACGCGCAGGAGCAGGCGGTGGAGCCAGGTTTGATCGCCTTGGCGGACCGATTCAGCCTGCCGCTTGTCGCCACAAATGAGTGTTTTTTCGCGCGTCCGCAAATGTATGAAGCCCATGATGCCTTACTCTGCATCGCGCAAGGGCGCACTATGGCGGAGGATGATCGCTGGCGTGTGACGGACCAGCATTGGTTTAAGCCACCCTCTGAAATGCGCAAAATCTTCGCGGACCTCCCCGAGGCTTACGATAATACGCTGATGATCGCCCGCCGATGCGCCGTGGCGGTCGATACGCGTGATCCGCTTCTGCCTGTCTGCTCCAAGGTGGATAAAGGCGCTAATGAGGATGAGACGCTTCGCAAGATGGCGCGGGAAGGGCTGGAAGCGCGTCTGGCACGTCGGCAATTATTAGCGGAAAAACGCGCCCTTTATGTTGAGAGATTGGAGACGGAACTCGACATCATCCAATCCATGGGTTTCCCAGGTTACTTCCTGATCGTTGCGGATTTTATCCAATGGGCGAAAAGTCACGACATTCCGGTCGGGCCGGGGCGTGGTTCGGGCGCGGGGTCGCTCGTGGCCTGGGCTTTGACGATCACCGATCTCGACCCCATTCCATTTAATCTCCTCTTTGAGCGCTTCCTCAACCCTGAGCGCGTTTCCATGCCGGACTTCGATATTGATTTCTGTCAGGACCGGCGTGACGAGGTGATTCGCTATGTGCGCGGGGAGTATGGGGGGGAACGCGTCGCGCAGATTATCACGTTCGGTAAATTGCAGGCGCGTGCGGCTGTGAGGGATGTCGGGCGCGTGCTTGGCCTGCCATTCGGGATGGTCAACCGTGTCGCGGAACTGATCCCGAATAACCCTGCCAAACCCGTCACATTGAGTCAGGCGATTGATGGCGAGCCGCGCCTGCAGGAAATGCGCGATAATGACGAGACATTGCGCCGCCTGCTTGAAATCGCGCTTCAGCTGGAGGGGCTGTTTCGTCACGCCTCCACCCATGCGGCCGGTGTCGTGATCGGGGATCGTCCCCTTGTTGAACTCGTCCCACTTTATCGAGACCCGAAGAGTGACATGCTCGTCACGCAGTTCAACATGAAATTTGTTGAGCAGGCCGGGCTGGTGAAATTCGATTTCCTTGGCCTGACGACGCTGACCATCCTCAAACGCGGTGTTCGCTTTCTGCGCCAGCAGGGGATCGACGTGGATATTACGGATATCCCCCTCGATGATGCACCGACTTACGCCATGCTGGCCCGTGGTGATTCCGGTGGCGTGTTCCAGTTCGAAGGCGCGGGGATGCGCGATGTGCTGAAACAGATGCGCCCGACAAGATTTGAAGATCTCATTGCCGCCGTGGCGCTTTACCGTCCGGGCCCGATGGCCAATATCCCGGATTACTGCCTGCGCAAGCACGGTGCCGCCTGGACTCCGCCCCATGAGGATATCCGCGATATCCTCGAAGAGACGTACGGCATCATGGTCTACCAGGAACAGGTGATGCAGATCGCGCAAAAACTGGCGGGATACAGCCTCGGCGCCGCCGATCTCCTCCGGCGGGCCATGGGGAAAAAAATCCGATCCGAAATGGACACGCAGCGAGAGATTTTCGTCGCCGGTGCGACCGCGCGCGGTGTCGAGGAAGGGCAGGCTGCTGAGATCTTCGATTTGATGGCGCGATTTGCGGATTACGGCTTTAATAAATCGCATGCTGCCGCTTACGCACTGGTTTCATATCAGACAGCATGGATGAAGGCGAACCACCCCGTGGCGTTTATTGCAGGATGCATGTCACTCGCGCGGGAAAAGACGGAGAAGCTTGCGGCTTTGTGTCAGGAAGCGCGCCATATGGGCATTTCAGTCTTGCCCGTGGATATTAATCGCTCCGAAGCTGATTTCTCCATTGAGAAGCAGAAAGACGGCAGTTACGCCGTGCGTTACGCCCTTGCGGCGGTCAAACGCGTCGGGTTCGCGGCGATGGAGACACTTGTTCAGGCGCGCGGGGATCGGGCTTTCCGGGATATTGCGGATTTCACGGCGCGTTGCGATGCGCGTGCGCTAAATAAGGCGCAGATTGAAAATCTGGCGAAAGCCGGCGCGTTTGACAGCCTCCACCCTGACCGCGCTGCCGTCTTTGCCAGTGCTGAGACGATTATGCGGCGGAGCCAGTCTCAGACGCAGGAGGCGGCCTCCGGTCAGATCGGGTTGTTTGGCGGTGCGCCGGAGGCGGATAACCTGCGTCTGGCTCATGTCAAACCCTGGACGGCGTTTGAGCGCCTGGCTTCTGAAGCAGAGGCGGTGGGTTTCCACATGACCGGCCACCCGTTAGATGCTTATTTCTCCGTCATCAAGCGCACGAAGGCGCTGACATCTGCCAGTCTCGCCGTCGCGGCGGCCCATCCCGGGCGTGTGCGGATTGCGGGATGCGTTGTTGATAAAAAGGAGCGCCCGACGCGTAGCGGCAGTAAAATGGCGTGGCTTCGCCTTTCCGACCCGACAGGGGGGTGTGAGGTCACGTTATTTTCCGAGGTGCTGAATCGCTGCCGTGACCTGCTGGTGCCGGGGCGAGCGGTGATGGTGACGGCGGATCTGCGACAGGATGGCGAGGCCCTGCGCCTGACCGCGACGGAAGTCATGGACCTTGAGGATGCTGCGGCGCAACATGCTGGTGAAATGCGCGTCTGGGTCAGTGACATTGCGGCGATTGAAGAAATCAAGAGCGTGCTGGAACAGGCAAAAGGCGGGCGCGGCAAAGTCGTGCTCGTGCCCGTATTGGATGACCTGCGCGCTGTCGATATCACCTTACCCGCCTCATATCGCGTCACCCCCCGCATGGGGGAGCGGATTGACGCGGTGCGCGGGGTGGAGAGGGTCGATCATCTGTAA
- the rpsB gene encoding 30S ribosomal protein S2 encodes MAMPEFTMRQLLEAGVHFGHHTRRWNPAMAPYLFGVRNQVHIIDLQQTVPMLDRALRAVRDTVASGGRVLFVGTKRAAAEHVAEAAQRCGQYYVNHRWLGGMLTNWKTITGSIKRLRQIDETLAGDTMGLTKKEVLDITRDREKLERSLGGIKEMGGLPDILFVIDANKEKLAVEEANKLGIPVVAILDSNSDPAGVTYPIPGNDDAIRAITTYCDLVARSVLDGISAEMAASGVDVGASEELPTEEAVVATEEAAGEAASA; translated from the coding sequence ATGGCGATGCCCGAATTCACCATGCGTCAGCTTCTGGAAGCTGGCGTGCATTTTGGTCACCACACACGTCGTTGGAACCCGGCCATGGCCCCCTATCTTTTTGGGGTGCGCAATCAGGTTCATATTATTGACCTTCAGCAGACCGTTCCGATGCTGGACCGCGCCTTGCGGGCTGTGCGCGATACGGTTGCGAGTGGGGGGCGTGTGCTTTTCGTCGGCACGAAGCGCGCCGCGGCAGAGCATGTTGCTGAGGCGGCACAGCGTTGCGGACAATATTACGTCAATCACCGCTGGCTCGGCGGCATGTTGACGAACTGGAAGACCATCACCGGCTCCATCAAACGTCTGCGCCAGATCGATGAGACCCTTGCGGGCGACACAATGGGGCTGACCAAGAAAGAAGTCCTCGACATCACGCGCGACCGGGAAAAGCTTGAGCGCTCCCTCGGCGGTATCAAAGAAATGGGTGGTCTGCCCGACATCCTGTTTGTGATCGACGCAAATAAGGAGAAGCTTGCGGTTGAGGAAGCCAATAAACTGGGCATTCCGGTCGTGGCTATTCTCGACAGTAATTCGGACCCTGCGGGCGTGACATACCCTATCCCGGGTAATGACGACGCCATCCGTGCCATCACGACTTATTGTGACCTTGTGGCGCGATCCGTCCTTGATGGTATCTCCGCGGAGATGGCGGCATCCGGCGTTGATGTCGGCGCTTCGGAAGAGCTGCCGACGGAAGAGGCCGTAGTGGCGACGGAAGAGGCTGCGGGCGAGGCGGCTTCAGCCTGA